Proteins from one Aythya fuligula isolate bAytFul2 chromosome 11, bAytFul2.pri, whole genome shotgun sequence genomic window:
- the CIAO2A gene encoding cytosolic iron-sulfur assembly component 2A: MSLVLGLLAQALGRALRYSAPRRAGHEPRGRAMEQDKALEVYDIIRTIRDPEKPNTLEELEVVTESCVEVNEIGEDEYLVIIRFTPTVPHCSLATLIGLCLRIKLQRCLPFRHKLEIYISEGTHSTEEDINKQINDKERVAAAMENPNLREIVEQCVTEPD, encoded by the exons ATGTcgctggtgctggggctgctggcgcAGGCGCTGGGCAGGGCGCTGCGCTACTCCGCGCCGCGTAGGGCCGGCCAtgagccccggggccgggccatGGAGCAGGACAAGGCGCTCGAGGTCTACG ATATAATCCGTACTATCCGGGACCCGGAGAAACCTAATACTTTAGAAGAACTGGAAGTGGTAACGGAAAGCTGCGTCGAAGTAAATGAGATCGGTGAAGATGAGTATCTGGTTATCATCAGGTTTACACCAACAGTACCTCATTGCTCTTTGGCGACTCTCATTG gCCTTTGTTTAAGAATAAAACTTCAGAGATGTTTGCCTTTTAGACATAAG CTGGAAATCTACATATCTGAAGGTACACATTCCACTGAAGAAGACA TCAACAAGCAAATCAACGACAAAGAGAGAGTAGCAGCTGCGATGGAGAATCCAAACTTGAGAGAAATTGTGGAGCAGTGTGTTACAGAGCCTGACTAG